One window from the genome of Moraxella nasibovis encodes:
- a CDS encoding UTP--glucose-1-phosphate uridylyltransferase, whose protein sequence is MQKITHAIIPTAGFGTRMLPLSKAVPKELLPLGNRPSIAYVVDEAIKAGIKTIILVNHAQKSAIENYFDINSELDTQLRSKGKDNLANSLNFLPDDVKVISVRQGKPLGLGHAVLQGRAVVGDNPFAVLLPDVVLNPYETDYATHNLAYMLNQFAETGRSQILVEPVAVSDIDKYGIAKLENIQTLEKSNENKSFAVTGFVEKPKPENAPSNLAVVGRYVFDNAIFDYLAKTAPSVGGEIQLTDAIDALIGTKGVDVTTMVGDSFDAGDMVSYMRAFMYFAERQLSE, encoded by the coding sequence ATGCAAAAAATCACCCACGCCATCATTCCAACAGCAGGTTTTGGCACTCGTATGTTGCCACTTTCAAAAGCTGTGCCAAAAGAGCTATTACCACTGGGCAATCGTCCGTCTATTGCCTATGTGGTGGATGAGGCCATCAAAGCAGGGATTAAAACCATTATCCTTGTCAATCATGCCCAAAAAAGTGCGATTGAAAACTATTTTGACATCAACAGCGAACTAGATACCCAACTTCGCTCTAAGGGCAAGGATAACTTGGCGAATAGTTTGAACTTTTTGCCCGATGATGTCAAGGTGATTAGTGTGCGTCAAGGCAAACCGTTGGGGCTGGGGCACGCTGTGCTACAAGGGCGTGCGGTGGTGGGCGACAATCCTTTTGCCGTCCTACTCCCTGATGTGGTGCTAAACCCTTATGAGACCGATTACGCCACACACAATTTGGCGTATATGTTAAACCAATTTGCCGAAACTGGACGCAGTCAGATTCTGGTCGAGCCTGTAGCGGTATCAGACATTGATAAATATGGCATTGCTAAATTAGAAAATATTCAAACCCTTGAAAAATCAAATGAAAACAAGAGTTTTGCCGTCACAGGTTTTGTGGAAAAGCCCAAACCTGAAAACGCTCCGTCAAACCTAGCGGTGGTGGGTCGTTATGTTTTTGACAATGCGATTTTTGATTATCTTGCCAAAACCGCTCCGAGCGTCGGCGGAGAGATTCAGCTCACCGATGCCATTGATGCGCTCATCGGCACAAAAGGCGTGGATGTAACGACAATGGTGGGCGACAGCTTTGATGCGGGCGATATGGTAAGCTATATGCGTGCATTTATGTATTTTGCCGAGCGACAGTTGAGTGAGTAA